GTATGAGTATGTGGGTTTTGACAGAAATAAAGATCATCATCAGCGGGAAAGGGTAAGGGTGGGCTTTCACTGGCTCTTTGAGGGGCTGCTGACCTGTCGGGTCACCCAGAGAGGCTTCCGTCCCCCTGCTTGTTTTACTGTCACTCCTCTGTCCTTAGAGACGCCCTGTAAATATTGTTGTTCTGCTTTTCATCTCTGTGAATGAGCATGACATGAAATCTGCTTGGTAGGTACTCTTCAAAAAAGATGTGAGTCCCGTGTTCTCTGCGCATTTTAGATGAAAGGTAAACGACGGCTCCACTTTTGCACAAATGAGTTAGCGTCTTCAACAGAAGAGGATATGTTTCTGAGAGATAAATGATATCTGCACCGAGCACCAGATCCCAGTCAGAAGGGAAGTTTAGGTGGTCCTCACCCCAGGACAAAGGGAGGACAGCTGGCTCAGCTGAAGGCCAGCCACTGGACAGAGTATTAGCCGAGACATTGGCTTGAAGCTGTGGAAGAGCCAGGGGGAGGTCTGTGAGCGTCACCTCTGCACCTGAGAGAAAACACAcgtataacatttttattaactaAATTAAGATAAGAGGATGTACAATAAAAACAAGCTTAGTGAAAATGTACCTGGACATGGATTAAATTGTCACTTTTTATCCTTCAATCTTCTACATGACAAATGAGATGATAGATGTAAAGataattttattcctttataTATTTTCTCTTCCAGACAACAATATTTAatctaaaaatgataaatgttgcattaatgtcatttctgttgttattttgatgtgattttttttaatatactttttatatagttgggtcatatagacccactagatagtgcgctgaaccttttttcttcaatgatttgtgatctttactggtgtccatggattacatgaaatctttccacctttatccacctttgtcatggtagggagaacacgtcaatgtaagggtggggtcatctaagatagcacaagggttaaatatgagTGGTGATGTGTATTCTTGTCATAAAAACATGTATGATCGTGCTACatagttcagtgtttttcaaccttttttgagccacggcacactttaaccctgacaaaaatcccgcggcacgccagcatccaaaaatcaaaaacaaaaaagcagaaattcatggtctgcattgatcgacagcccccccccccccccccccccccccccccccgcagtctcacgtggatttttgtgataattgtggcagaaaaagcaggaatttGCGGATGTTCTTTTCTAAGAGATGGTATTTTTGTttgaactgagcgactttatcagcacaattaagaacaaggaagtgaagactttaagcacttctgattggtcagactgatgaaatgtgattaagccttcaagaatgattggcggagacagttaaaggggcgggacttttccttacacagttatagctgcagctaaatcgcggtaccgtgattcttatcaaaatgtctttgatagaattaaataaacacaaagaaaaagtaattttaagatcttttatattcctaactactcaatgttttatcagggcctgtttggatgaacagagagctgaaatcctggagatggaaaatttgtttttagatcagtgaatgagggcaatttcccacagcgcacttgaccatcttccactgcacactagtgtgccgcggcacactggttgaaaaacactgacataGTTTATAGTAGTTCATTGCTAATACTAATAAGATTTAGCATGTAGCAGACCATTTaaaatttgtgaaaaaataattttgatcaACACCCATGACTCAAGTGGGAAGGCCTTGGACCAAATTCCAACAGGGATTGTtttgtttggagtttgcatgttcttcaaagaaaatgtattttttttttctttgggaaCTGGAAGAAAGTCATTACTTTGGGTGGCCTCACACTAACTCAGTCcagtaaagaagatgaatgagttTGAATATTACAATTACTTTGAGGTACTGTCAAAAGGTTCCAGCTCACATGTACAGTAGTTAATTATAgacattcatttgttttaatataaTCTTCAAGTTTTGTGCAAGTCTTATAGATAGCTCGATAGATAGATCATTGGTATAACTGTtactgcaagtttttttttccagatttatAATGGGATAATGGACTGGACCAATCGAAGATGAATTTAGGGGGGTTGTGGTGTGGCTTCTTCATGATAAACGTATAAAGTAGTTCTTCGTCCCACATATGGATGTGGATCCACCCCTGCTATCACCTAAAACCTTGACTTTTCCATTACATACCCAGACGGGCAGCCAAAATTCCCACCAGTCCGGTTCCCGCTCCCAGCTCAATGATGCGCTTTCCCTTTAGGTTGACCGACTGATCCTCCAAGA
The nucleotide sequence above comes from Oryzias latipes chromosome 5, ASM223467v1. Encoded proteins:
- the eef1akmt3 gene encoding EEF1A lysine methyltransferase 3, which encodes MSCPAEEEDPFPADDGLFSESFSQEVVFTFMGEQLKISQVFGANLGVAAAVWEAAVHLCRFLEDQSVNLKGKRIIELGAGTGLVGILAARLGAEVTLTDLPLALPQLQANVSANTLSSGWPSAEPAVLPLSWGEDHLNFPSDWDLVLGADIIYLSETYPLLLKTLTHLCKSGAVVYLSSKMRREHGTHIFFEEYLPSRFHVMLIHRDEKQNNNIYRASLRTEE